The Syntrophorhabdus sp. genomic sequence ACTCCCGAGCACGGGAGCCTCGATGTAGTCGCAGTCCTTCCCGGAACAGGCATCATGGAAGGCGAGGACGTCGAAGAAATGGTTCGTCGTGGTGTCGACGATAAGCTTCCCGGCGACATCGCCCTCGAGAAGCCCCCCGGAGCCCGTGAGCACCTCTCTCACGGCCGCGCTGTCGAAGAGGTTCAGAAAGATGATGTCCGCCCTGTCCGCCACCCCGGCCGGTGAGGCCGCGACCTCCACCCCGAGGTCCTTCGCCTTCTGAACGGTCCTGTTCCAGACGACAAGATCTATCCCCTCCGAGATGAGTCGTCTCGCCATCGCGCCTCCCAGGTGTCCGAGCCCTATGAATCCGGCCTTCTTCATCGGTCATCTCCTCCTTCTCTCTTCCTTGTATCATTATACTCCGCCCCGTTCCAAGCGATTTATTTGACCAGAGTGGACCGTGTTGAGGTAGAATATCCCTATTACATCAAGACAAGACTCCAGGGAGGTATCCATGGGAAAAGAATTCAAGGAATTCATCATGCGGGGCAACGTCGTCGATATGGCCGTAGGCATCATTATCGGCGCCGCCTTCGTCACCATTGTAAAGTCCCTTGTCGATGACATCATCATGCCGCCCATCGGGCTCCTTCTCGGCAACATAGACTTCACCAATTTCTTCGCCGTCCTCAAGGAAGGCAAGGTCGCGGGCCCCTACGGGACTCTCGCTCAGGCAAAGGCAGCCGGCGCGGTGACGATCAACTTCGGTGTCTTCATCAACACGATCATCAGCTTCCTCGTCGTCGCTTTCTGCGTGTTCATCCTGGTAAAGAACGTCAACCGGATCAAAAAGGAGCCCGCTCCCGCCGAACCCGACACGAAGGAATGTCCCTATTGTCTGTCGACAATACCTGTAAAGGCAACGAAGTGCGCCCACTGCACTGCGGAAATAACGTAGAGGACCGTTCGAGGTCTCAGGTTCCAGGTTTCAAGGAGAAGACAAGAAGCAGTTGCTGGACAAGGTGTCCGGGAAGGCCGGAACCTTTACGCTGGGGATGTTTTGCCTGAGACTTGAGACCTGAAACTTG encodes the following:
- the mscL gene encoding large-conductance mechanosensitive channel protein MscL → MGKEFKEFIMRGNVVDMAVGIIIGAAFVTIVKSLVDDIIMPPIGLLLGNIDFTNFFAVLKEGKVAGPYGTLAQAKAAGAVTINFGVFINTIISFLVVAFCVFILVKNVNRIKKEPAPAEPDTKECPYCLSTIPVKATKCAHCTAEIT